The Rhodopseudomonas palustris genome window below encodes:
- a CDS encoding YeiH family protein: MSPTSHSLTSTPEAHHPRARPSRMGPHLAAVAPGVLLTAAIAAAALALRAIPTISGASPMLLAILIGILAHNVVGTPQWAVPGVKFSLRRVLRFAIILLGLQLTTAQLIEVGGEGLAIIAATLLATFSFTVWFGRLLGVDRKLAELIAAGTSICGASAIIATNTVTRADDEDVAYGVACVTVFGSLAMVIYPLLQGVLGLDAHGFGLWTGASIHEIAQVVAASFQGGQSAGEFGTIAKLSRVMMLAPLVIGLGLLARVRTRHQPSAPGKAAPPMPWFVLGFVAMIGLNEVIAIPHETKAWIVAATGFLLSMALAAMGLETDLRKLAARGLRPALLGLTAALFIAGFSLALIKLTGWHG, encoded by the coding sequence ATGAGTCCGACCTCGCACAGCCTGACCTCGACCCCCGAAGCGCATCACCCGCGCGCCCGCCCCTCACGGATGGGCCCGCATCTGGCGGCGGTCGCGCCGGGCGTGTTGCTGACGGCCGCGATCGCCGCAGCGGCGCTGGCGCTGCGCGCGATTCCGACAATCAGCGGCGCCAGTCCGATGCTGCTGGCAATCCTGATCGGCATCTTGGCGCACAATGTCGTCGGCACGCCGCAATGGGCGGTGCCAGGGGTCAAGTTCAGCCTGCGCAGGGTGCTGCGCTTCGCCATCATCCTGCTTGGCCTGCAGCTCACCACCGCGCAACTGATCGAGGTCGGCGGCGAAGGGCTGGCGATCATCGCCGCGACGCTGCTCGCCACCTTCAGCTTCACGGTGTGGTTCGGGCGCCTGCTCGGGGTCGACCGCAAGCTCGCCGAGCTGATCGCCGCCGGCACGTCGATCTGCGGCGCCTCGGCGATCATCGCCACCAACACCGTCACCCGCGCCGACGACGAGGACGTCGCCTACGGGGTCGCCTGCGTCACCGTGTTCGGCTCGCTGGCGATGGTGATCTATCCGCTGCTGCAGGGCGTGCTCGGCCTCGACGCCCACGGCTTCGGGCTGTGGACCGGCGCCTCGATCCACGAGATCGCGCAGGTCGTCGCCGCCAGTTTCCAGGGCGGCCAGAGCGCCGGCGAGTTCGGCACCATCGCAAAGTTATCGCGGGTGATGATGCTGGCACCACTGGTAATCGGCCTCGGCCTGCTGGCCCGCGTCCGCACCCGGCACCAGCCGTCCGCGCCGGGTAAGGCCGCGCCGCCTATGCCGTGGTTCGTACTCGGCTTCGTGGCGATGATCGGCCTCAACGAGGTGATCGCGATCCCGCACGAGACCAAGGCGTGGATCGTCGCCGCGACCGGCTTTCTGCTGTCGATGGCGCTGGCGGCGATGGGGCTCGAAACCGATCTGCGCAAGCTGGCCGCGCGCGGCCTGCGCCCCGCTTTGCTCGGCCTCACCGCCGCGCTGTTCATCGCCGGCTTCTCGCTGGCGCTGATCAAACTCACAGGATGGCATGGATGA
- the ppc gene encoding phosphoenolpyruvate carboxylase, translating to MSSMIMPTEPETLPNRADDSAALEAEARLRNDIRLLGRILGDTVRDQEGAAVFDLVEGIRQTSIRFHRDDDTTARRELEAILDGMSASDTVKIVRAFSYFSHLANIAEDQNNIRQMRAGSTAGSAPRAGMLAKTLAHAREEGIGAAELRDFFRTALVSPVLTAHPTEVRRKSTMDREMQIAALLDQRERVQLTPEEWEQNEEQLRRAVVTLWKTNLLRRTKLTVLDEVTNGLSFYDYSFLREVPRLHCSVEDQLGGGESGGPEDELASFLRMGSWIGGDRDGNPFVTAEVLHGTLQLQSARVLRFYLDELHELGSELSLASHLVSISDEVRALAERSPDHSPHRRHEPYRLAVSGIYARLAATAAKLKIDSVRAPVGEAEAYASVQDFKADLDAIHRSLAAHNAGVIARGRLRQLRRAADCFGFHLASLDMRQNSAVHERTIAELMNAARPASAYLEIGEDARIALLTAELRSARPLTSIFVKYSDETVGELAVLHEAARAHATYGAAAIPQCIISMTKGVSDLLEVAVLLKEVGLIDPAGRSAINIVPLFETIEDLQASSAIMDRLLAIPEYRRLVDSRGGVQEVMLGYSDSNKDGGFVTSGWELYKAEIGLIEIFEHHGIRLRLFHGRGGSVGRGGGPSYDAIVAQPGGAVNGQIRITEQGEIITSKYSNREVGRNNLEILTAATLEASLLQPKRVAPHHDYLEAMEHLSALAFKAYRGLVYETDGFVEYFWASTVITEISTLNIGSRPASRKKTRAIEDLRAIPWVFSWAQCRLMLPGWYGFGSAVEAWVAQHPDKGIAFLRTMYQEWPFFRTLLSNMDMVLSKSSLGIASRYAELVPDEKLRHEIFGRIRAEWHASVDSLLAIMGHDKLLQGNPLLDRSIRHRFPYLDPLNHVQVQLLREHRTHDPDEQILRGIQLTINGISAGLRNSG from the coding sequence ATGTCGTCCATGATCATGCCAACCGAGCCCGAGACTCTGCCGAACCGCGCTGACGACAGCGCTGCGCTGGAGGCAGAGGCGAGGCTTCGCAACGATATCCGATTGCTCGGCCGGATCCTCGGCGACACCGTGCGCGACCAGGAAGGCGCCGCGGTGTTCGATCTGGTCGAGGGCATCCGCCAGACCTCGATCCGGTTTCACCGCGACGACGACACCACCGCGCGGCGCGAGCTCGAGGCCATTCTCGATGGCATGTCGGCGTCCGATACCGTGAAGATCGTTCGCGCCTTCAGCTATTTTTCGCATCTCGCCAACATCGCCGAAGACCAGAACAACATCCGCCAGATGCGCGCCGGCTCGACCGCGGGCTCGGCGCCGCGCGCCGGCATGCTGGCCAAGACGCTGGCGCATGCGCGCGAGGAGGGGATCGGCGCGGCCGAGCTGCGCGACTTCTTCAGGACCGCTCTGGTGAGCCCGGTGCTGACCGCGCATCCGACCGAGGTGCGCCGCAAGAGCACGATGGACCGCGAAATGCAGATCGCGGCGCTGCTCGATCAGCGCGAGCGCGTCCAGCTCACGCCCGAGGAATGGGAGCAGAACGAGGAGCAGTTGCGCCGCGCAGTGGTGACGCTGTGGAAGACCAATCTGCTGCGCCGGACCAAGCTGACGGTGCTCGACGAAGTCACCAACGGGCTGTCGTTCTACGACTATTCGTTTCTGCGCGAGGTGCCACGGCTGCATTGCTCGGTGGAGGATCAACTCGGCGGCGGCGAGAGCGGCGGGCCGGAGGACGAACTGGCGAGCTTCCTGCGGATGGGAAGCTGGATCGGCGGCGACCGCGACGGCAATCCGTTCGTGACCGCGGAGGTGCTGCACGGCACGCTGCAATTGCAGAGCGCGCGGGTGCTGCGGTTCTATCTCGACGAACTGCACGAGCTCGGCTCCGAATTGTCGCTGGCCTCGCATCTGGTGTCGATCAGTGACGAGGTGCGGGCGCTGGCCGAACGCTCTCCCGATCACTCGCCGCATCGCCGCCACGAGCCGTATCGGCTGGCGGTGTCGGGGATCTATGCGCGGCTGGCCGCGACCGCGGCGAAGCTGAAGATCGACAGCGTCCGCGCCCCGGTCGGCGAGGCCGAGGCTTACGCGAGCGTGCAGGATTTCAAGGCCGATCTCGACGCCATCCATCGCTCACTCGCTGCGCACAATGCCGGCGTGATCGCGCGCGGCCGGCTGCGGCAGTTGCGCCGCGCCGCCGATTGCTTCGGCTTCCATCTCGCCAGCCTCGACATGCGGCAGAATTCGGCGGTGCACGAGCGCACCATCGCCGAGCTGATGAACGCGGCGCGGCCGGCCAGCGCGTATCTGGAGATCGGCGAGGACGCGCGGATCGCGCTGCTGACCGCCGAGCTGCGCAGCGCCCGGCCGCTGACCTCGATCTTCGTCAAATACAGCGACGAGACCGTCGGCGAACTCGCGGTGCTGCACGAGGCGGCGCGCGCCCACGCGACTTATGGCGCAGCCGCGATCCCGCAATGCATCATCTCGATGACCAAGGGCGTCTCCGACCTGCTCGAAGTTGCGGTGCTGCTGAAGGAGGTCGGACTGATCGATCCGGCGGGCCGCAGCGCAATCAACATCGTGCCGCTGTTCGAGACCATCGAGGATCTGCAGGCTTCCTCCGCGATCATGGACCGGCTGCTGGCGATCCCGGAATATCGCCGGCTGGTCGACAGCCGCGGTGGCGTCCAGGAGGTGATGCTCGGCTATTCCGACAGCAACAAGGACGGCGGCTTCGTCACCTCGGGATGGGAGCTGTACAAGGCCGAGATCGGGCTGATCGAAATCTTCGAACATCACGGCATAAGGCTGCGGCTGTTTCACGGCCGCGGCGGCTCGGTCGGCCGCGGCGGCGGGCCGAGCTACGACGCGATCGTGGCGCAGCCCGGCGGCGCGGTGAACGGCCAGATCCGGATCACCGAGCAGGGCGAGATCATCACCAGCAAATATTCCAACCGCGAGGTCGGCCGCAACAATCTGGAGATCCTCACCGCGGCGACGCTGGAGGCGAGCCTGCTGCAGCCCAAGCGCGTTGCGCCGCATCACGACTATCTCGAGGCGATGGAGCACCTCTCGGCGCTCGCCTTCAAGGCGTATCGCGGCCTGGTCTACGAGACCGACGGCTTCGTCGAGTACTTCTGGGCCTCGACGGTGATCACCGAGATCTCGACGCTGAACATCGGCAGCCGCCCGGCGTCGCGCAAGAAGACCCGCGCGATCGAGGATCTGCGCGCGATCCCCTGGGTGTTCTCATGGGCGCAGTGCCGGCTGATGCTGCCCGGCTGGTACGGCTTCGGCAGTGCGGTCGAGGCCTGGGTCGCGCAGCATCCCGACAAGGGCATCGCGTTCCTGCGCACGATGTATCAGGAGTGGCCGTTCTTCCGCACGCTATTGTCGAACATGGACATGGTGCTGTCGAAGAGTTCGCTCGGCATCGCCTCGCGCTACGCCGAACTGGTGCCGGATGAAAAGCTGCGCCACGAGATCTTCGGCCGGATCCGCGCCGAATGGCACGCCTCGGTCGACAGCCTGCTGGCGATCATGGGCCACGACAAGCTGCTGCAAGGCAACCCGCTGCTCGACCGCTCGATCCGCCATCGCTTCCCCTATCTCGACCCGCTGAATCACGTCCAGGTGCAGCTCCTGCGCGAGCACCGCACGCATGATCCCGACGAGCAAATTCTGCGCGGGATTCAACTGACGATCAACGGGATCTCGGCGGGGCTGCGGAACAGCGGGTGA